In Streptomyces puniciscabiei, a single genomic region encodes these proteins:
- a CDS encoding winged helix-turn-helix domain-containing protein produces the protein MTGSTGGTPPALDREFHHPTRLALAAYLSACGEAEFAVLRDYCQVSDSTLSKTLSALEKTGYVGIRKGYLGKRPRTWAALTLTGRRALARHLAALEEIAATARRAAGAGAQDTGDV, from the coding sequence ATGACCGGCTCCACCGGCGGCACCCCTCCCGCTCTCGACCGCGAGTTCCACCACCCCACCCGGCTGGCCCTCGCCGCCTATCTCTCCGCGTGCGGCGAGGCGGAGTTCGCCGTCCTGCGGGACTACTGCCAGGTCTCCGACTCCACGCTCAGCAAGACCCTCTCCGCGCTGGAGAAGACGGGCTACGTCGGCATTCGCAAGGGGTACCTCGGCAAGCGCCCGCGTACCTGGGCCGCGCTCACGCTCACCGGCCGCAGGGCCCTCGCCCGGCATCTGGCGGCGCTGGAGGAGATCGCGGCGACGGCCCGCCGGGCCGCGGGTGCCGGCGCGCAGGACACGGGCGACGTCTGA
- a CDS encoding SDR family NAD(P)-dependent oxidoreductase — protein sequence MSSIAIVGAGPGLGAAVARRFGREGFTVALFARDRERLDTLVRDLEGSGVAARGFVADVRRPEELAAALGRAAAEVGTVEVLQYSPVPHRDFMRPVLETRHRDLVGPIEFSVYGPVAAVQQVLPGMRRLGRGTILLVNGGTAVVPHTERAGTSIAFAAESAYGHLLHERLAGEGIHVAQLVIPGAITPGHARKDPAVLAETLWGLHRDRHGFRHFADDLDS from the coding sequence ATGAGCAGTATCGCCATTGTGGGCGCCGGGCCCGGGCTCGGCGCCGCCGTCGCGCGGCGGTTCGGGCGGGAGGGGTTCACGGTGGCCCTCTTCGCCCGGGACCGGGAACGGCTCGACACGCTGGTGCGGGACCTCGAGGGCAGTGGGGTGGCGGCCCGGGGGTTCGTCGCCGACGTGCGCAGGCCGGAGGAGCTGGCCGCGGCGCTGGGACGGGCGGCGGCCGAGGTGGGGACCGTCGAGGTGCTGCAGTACAGCCCCGTGCCGCACCGGGACTTCATGCGGCCGGTGCTGGAGACCCGGCACCGGGATCTGGTCGGGCCCATCGAGTTCTCCGTGTACGGCCCGGTCGCCGCCGTGCAGCAGGTGCTGCCGGGGATGCGCCGGCTGGGGCGCGGGACGATCCTCCTCGTCAACGGCGGCACCGCCGTCGTCCCGCACACCGAACGGGCGGGGACGTCCATCGCGTTCGCCGCGGAGAGCGCGTACGGCCATCTGCTGCACGAGCGGCTGGCCGGCGAGGGCATCCATGTGGCGCAGCTGGTGATCCCGGGGGCGATCACCCCGGGGCACGCGCGCAAGGACCCGGCCGTGCTGGCGGAGACGCTGTGGGGCTTGCACCGGGACCGGCACGGGTTCCGGCACTTCGCCGACGATCTCGACAGCTGA
- a CDS encoding flotillin family protein — translation MEALGVLVAACLVVVVLAVLAFSRLYRKVDQSQALIVSKTRRVDVSFTGQVVLPIVHKAEVMDISVKTIEISRSGRDGLICRDNIRADIRILFFVKVNKTVEDVIKVAQTVGTERASHQDTLQELFHAKFSEALKTVGKQMDFTDLYTKREELRYHIIELIGIDLNGYHLEDAAIDYLEQTPLSQMDPANVLDAEGIRKITELTAVEHVRTNEARRNEQKEITRQDVDAREAILELERRQADAEIKQKREIETSRAREEAETARVVEEERLRAQAAFLRTEEQLGVQRENQAREIAVAAKNRERVLAVENERIEKDRLLEVIARERETQLTKIAAEKEVEAEKREIAEVIRERVAVDRTVAEQEESIKKLRVVEEAERERQALVIAAEAEAQEKLVKDIKAAEAAEQAATHRAAEELTLAEARLKTADLDARAKLRLAEGVQAEAAAEGLAAVQVRDKEAEVTVKAGRAEAEATEARLRAEAEGTQAKALAEAEGARAKGLAEAEGARAAAEATEARLRAEAEGARAKGVAEAEGTKAKALAEATAIGEKLKAEAAGLTEKAAAMAALDEASRGHEEYRLRLQAEKEIRLAGLETQRQVAEAQATVLATGLEHADIDIVGGESVFFDRLVSSIALGKGVDGFLDNSHTAQALAKPWLDGTGSFTDDLSRVLGSLGSADIRNLTVSALLMKQIKGGGPNTGQLQKLLDRASELGLQDTPLTALNGSGAGS, via the coding sequence ATGGAAGCCCTCGGCGTGCTCGTCGCCGCCTGTCTCGTCGTCGTGGTGCTCGCGGTGCTCGCGTTCTCCCGGCTGTACCGCAAGGTGGACCAGAGCCAGGCCCTGATCGTGTCGAAGACGCGGCGGGTCGACGTGTCCTTCACCGGGCAGGTCGTGCTGCCGATCGTGCACAAGGCCGAGGTCATGGACATCTCGGTGAAGACCATCGAGATCAGCCGCTCCGGCCGGGACGGGCTGATCTGCCGGGACAACATCCGCGCCGACATCCGGATCCTGTTCTTCGTCAAGGTCAACAAGACCGTCGAGGACGTCATCAAGGTCGCCCAGACCGTCGGCACCGAGCGCGCCAGCCACCAGGACACGCTGCAGGAGCTGTTCCACGCGAAGTTCTCCGAGGCGCTGAAGACCGTCGGCAAGCAGATGGACTTCACCGACCTCTACACCAAGCGCGAGGAACTCCGGTACCACATCATCGAGTTGATCGGCATCGACCTCAACGGCTACCACCTCGAGGACGCCGCGATCGACTACCTGGAGCAGACCCCGCTCTCCCAGATGGACCCGGCCAACGTCCTCGACGCCGAGGGCATTCGCAAGATCACCGAGCTGACGGCGGTCGAGCACGTCCGCACCAACGAGGCCCGCCGCAACGAGCAGAAGGAGATCACCCGTCAGGACGTCGACGCCCGCGAGGCCATCCTGGAGCTGGAGCGCCGGCAGGCGGACGCCGAGATCAAGCAGAAGCGGGAGATCGAGACCTCCCGTGCCCGCGAGGAGGCCGAGACCGCCCGCGTGGTGGAGGAGGAACGGCTGCGCGCCCAGGCCGCCTTCCTGCGCACCGAGGAACAGCTCGGCGTCCAGCGCGAGAACCAGGCCCGGGAGATCGCCGTCGCCGCGAAGAACCGCGAGCGGGTCCTCGCCGTCGAGAACGAGCGCATCGAGAAGGACCGGCTGCTGGAGGTCATCGCCCGGGAACGGGAGACCCAGCTGACGAAGATCGCCGCGGAGAAGGAGGTCGAGGCGGAGAAGCGGGAGATCGCCGAGGTCATCCGGGAGCGGGTCGCGGTGGACCGTACGGTCGCCGAGCAGGAGGAGTCCATCAAGAAGCTGCGCGTGGTCGAGGAGGCCGAGCGCGAGCGGCAGGCGCTCGTCATCGCCGCCGAGGCGGAGGCGCAGGAGAAGCTGGTCAAGGACATCAAGGCGGCGGAGGCGGCGGAACAGGCGGCGACGCACCGCGCGGCCGAGGAACTCACCCTGGCCGAGGCCCGGTTGAAGACCGCCGACCTCGACGCCCGGGCCAAGCTGCGGCTCGCCGAGGGCGTCCAGGCCGAGGCCGCCGCCGAGGGTCTCGCCGCCGTGCAGGTCCGGGACAAGGAGGCCGAGGTCACCGTCAAGGCCGGACGCGCCGAGGCGGAGGCCACCGAGGCACGGCTGCGGGCCGAGGCCGAGGGCACCCAGGCCAAGGCGCTCGCGGAGGCCGAGGGCGCGCGGGCGAAGGGCCTCGCGGAGGCCGAGGGCGCGCGGGCGGCCGCGGAGGCCACCGAGGCGCGGCTCCGGGCCGAGGCGGAGGGTGCCCGGGCCAAGGGCGTGGCCGAGGCGGAGGGCACCAAGGCGAAGGCGCTCGCCGAGGCCACCGCGATCGGCGAGAAGCTGAAGGCCGAGGCCGCCGGTCTGACCGAGAAGGCCGCGGCGATGGCCGCGCTGGACGAGGCCTCGCGGGGCCACGAGGAGTACCGGCTGCGTCTCCAGGCGGAGAAGGAGATCCGGCTGGCCGGCCTGGAGACCCAGCGGCAGGTGGCCGAGGCGCAGGCGACGGTGCTCGCGACCGGGCTGGAGCACGCCGACATCGACATCGTCGGCGGGGAGTCCGTCTTCTTCGACCGGCTGGTGTCCTCCATCGCCCTCGGCAAGGGCGTGGACGGCTTCCTCGACAACTCCCACACCGCCCAGGCCCTGGCGAAGCCGTGGCTGGACGGCACGGGCAGCTTCACGGACGACCTGAGCAGGGTGCTGGGCTCGCTCGGCTCGGCGGACATCCGCAACCTGACGGTCTCGGCCCTGCTGATGAAGCAGATCAAGGGCGGCGGCCCGAACACCGGGCAACTCCAGAAACTCCTGGACAGGGCGAGCGAACTGGGCCTCCAGGACACCCCGCTCACAGCCCTGAACGGAAGCGGCGCGGGGAGCTGA
- a CDS encoding MIP/aquaporin family protein: MAVEIPAIIKPSRLRARGGLLGECLAEFLGTFVLISFGCGVVATAVAALPGSGRAATPTTIFLAAGDWLLITWGWAFAVVFGVYVAGGVSGAHINPAVTLAMAVRRGFSWAKVLPYWFSQVAGALTGAALVYLVYHQAINAYDAVSPAPKVNGHTNATFSIFATFPAAYYHGGIWGPLIDQIVGTAFLLMLIAAVLDLRNQAVQANLGPLVVGFVVAAIGMSYGANAGYAINPARDFGPRLLTYAAGWGSLAFPGSVSGGYSGYWWIPIVGPLVGGVVGIAVYDLFIGDVLLVRAELAELPEPGRATPVRTTDEG; this comes from the coding sequence GTGGCTGTCGAAATCCCCGCGATCATCAAGCCGTCCCGGCTCAGAGCCCGGGGCGGACTGCTGGGCGAGTGCCTCGCCGAGTTCCTCGGGACGTTCGTGCTCATCTCCTTCGGCTGCGGTGTGGTCGCGACGGCGGTCGCCGCGCTGCCCGGCTCCGGCCGTGCGGCGACGCCCACCACGATCTTCCTGGCGGCCGGTGACTGGCTGCTGATCACCTGGGGCTGGGCGTTCGCGGTCGTCTTCGGCGTGTACGTGGCCGGTGGCGTCAGCGGTGCCCACATCAACCCGGCGGTGACCCTGGCCATGGCGGTGCGCCGCGGATTCTCCTGGGCCAAGGTCCTGCCGTACTGGTTCTCGCAGGTGGCCGGCGCGCTCACCGGCGCGGCGCTGGTCTACCTCGTGTACCACCAGGCCATCAACGCGTATGACGCCGTCTCGCCCGCGCCGAAGGTGAACGGGCACACCAACGCCACCTTCTCGATCTTCGCCACCTTCCCGGCGGCCTACTACCACGGCGGGATCTGGGGGCCGCTGATCGACCAGATCGTCGGTACGGCGTTCCTGCTGATGCTGATCGCCGCCGTCCTCGACCTGCGCAACCAGGCCGTGCAGGCCAACCTCGGCCCGCTGGTCGTGGGCTTCGTCGTCGCTGCCATCGGCATGTCCTACGGCGCCAACGCGGGGTACGCCATCAACCCGGCCCGTGACTTCGGGCCGCGCCTGCTCACCTACGCGGCGGGCTGGGGCAGCCTCGCCTTCCCGGGCAGCGTGTCCGGCGGGTACAGCGGCTACTGGTGGATCCCGATCGTCGGGCCGCTGGTCGGCGGCGTGGTCGGGATCGCCGTGTACGACCTCTTCATCGGTGACGTCCTGCTGGTCCGGGCGGAGCTGGCCGAGCTGCCGGAGCCGGGCCGGGCGACTCCGGTGCGCACCACCGACGAGGGGTAG
- a CDS encoding PucR family transcriptional regulator, translated as MGDKHDIRDTSEQYLDGFARTLAEVSATGRRLTREELKARRTLGEQAAEAGHGLRALIVAHLAATRAAWPAVPGSAESSLATLAAVEQAIDAFAEGYERAQRLSVRREEAARREFIDDLLYGRSDLGRLAERAERFGLHLSRAHAVAVAEGPSAYVEGGPLARRVEAAVLARFDSRSILLTTKNGRLLCVAPGDEDEILLHFAKQAYAASDGVRVAVGRPQHGAGGVVQSYEEALAALEMAIRLGLAGPVLRAADLLVYPVLARDRQALVDLVTHTLGPLTRARGGALPLLETLGAYFDSGCVAAETARRLSLSVRALTYRLERIHKLTGADPGDPAHRYMLQTAVLGARLLDWPNQPL; from the coding sequence ATGGGGGACAAGCACGACATACGCGACACCTCCGAGCAGTATCTGGACGGTTTCGCCCGGACGCTGGCCGAGGTCTCGGCCACCGGCCGGCGGCTGACCAGGGAGGAACTGAAGGCCCGGCGGACCCTGGGCGAACAGGCCGCCGAGGCCGGGCACGGGCTGCGCGCGCTGATCGTGGCCCACCTGGCCGCCACCCGCGCCGCCTGGCCGGCCGTGCCCGGCTCGGCGGAGAGCAGCCTGGCCACGCTGGCCGCCGTCGAGCAGGCGATCGACGCGTTCGCCGAGGGCTACGAACGCGCCCAGCGGCTCTCCGTGCGCCGCGAGGAGGCCGCGCGCCGGGAGTTCATCGACGACCTGCTCTACGGCCGCAGCGACCTGGGCCGCCTCGCCGAGCGCGCCGAACGCTTCGGTCTGCACCTGTCCCGGGCGCACGCGGTGGCCGTCGCCGAGGGCCCGTCCGCGTATGTCGAGGGGGGCCCGCTCGCCCGCCGGGTCGAGGCGGCGGTGCTCGCCCGCTTCGACTCCCGCAGCATCCTGCTCACCACCAAGAACGGCCGTCTGCTGTGCGTGGCACCCGGCGACGAGGACGAGATCCTGCTGCACTTCGCCAAGCAGGCGTACGCGGCGTCGGACGGTGTCCGGGTCGCCGTCGGCCGCCCGCAGCACGGCGCCGGCGGGGTCGTGCAGTCGTACGAGGAGGCCCTCGCCGCGCTGGAGATGGCCATCCGGCTGGGCCTGGCCGGTCCGGTGCTGCGCGCCGCCGACCTGCTCGTCTACCCGGTGCTGGCCCGGGACCGGCAGGCGCTGGTCGACCTGGTGACCCACACCCTCGGCCCGCTCACCAGGGCGCGCGGCGGCGCCCTGCCCCTGCTGGAGACACTCGGCGCCTACTTCGACTCCGGCTGCGTGGCCGCCGAGACGGCCCGCCGGCTCTCCTTGAGCGTCCGCGCGCTGACCTACCGGCTGGAGCGCATCCACAAGCTCACCGGCGCCGACCCCGGCGACCCGGCGCACCGCTACATGCTCCAGACGGCCGTACTGGGCGCCCGCCTGCTGGACTGGCCGAACCAGCCCCTCTGA